Part of the Plasmodium vinckei vinckei genome assembly, chromosome: PVVCY_13 genome, TAAAAAAGAtaatcttttttatatgaatttatttgtattatcatcattatcAAACAAAAATCCAGTTAAAAGCTATTATAATGGAAAGCGCGAATTGTTAAAAGTTTCACTTTCTGAAAAATTTGCAACATCTACATCGGCCTTTATTCCCCATAAACTTAGAAGAATTGTAATTGGAATGAAAAAGggaatattaaaaaaaaaactattaaaaactttaatgaaaaatcgACTTTTACAACATATACCAATAAATCTGttagaaaatattacaaCTACTTTCCGATTTACAACACATTCTTTCGCAACGTCCATTTTAGCTCAAAATGCACATCGTGTATTAACACGTTTAAATAATAGCAACAAAAATCCATCTGAATTCGTAAAATCTGTCTTTTCTAAAGGAGGTTTTCCACAATATGCTGATAAATTAATGGGAGAATGGTTTTCCAAAGGTTttgaagaatataaaaacgaaaaaattgctaatcaaaaaatggaaaatgaaattgaTATTGAATTagacaaattaaaaagagaaaatacATCTGATTCAAaagatattaataatttattgaacgataaagataaaaatgataatgcATTGCGAGAAAAACGAATTGATAAATTAATCTATAATGAACATGACAAATGGgatcattatataaataaagaatatgtAAAGGCCTTAAGTGCATGGATAGATATGAATAAAGATGGTGCTGTTagttcaaatatatttcaagcTATACAAGATAGTAAATACCTTTTGGAAAACAACATAGAGGATAACATATTCTTTTCTCGAACTGCTAAACCAACTAAACAATCAGGTTTTAGAAATGTACTTAATAAAACTCTTTCTCTTGGAAAAATGCTATTAAGAAAACCTAGCTTTAAGGTAGATCATGCAGTGTGGTTTGGTGCCactataaatatgaataagGGATTTgctttattaaaaaaagttagtGAATTACATAAATTAGTACGCCATGAAGATGAATCATGGTTAATTAATGAAGCTTTTATTGAAATTGTTGATCATATAGTTTCAATAAGAACACCTAGTAATATATCATTCCAAGCAGGCTATTTAAGAAATCCAGGAATGACTATTATTAATCCATATTATCATAAATTATCACATGAAAACAGATTAAAGGAACTACAACATTATATGTGTTATGACCATTGCTCGTCATTATGGAAAATGCTATCAACATTTGCATTacatcatttaaaaaatccaGATAGTTTACAAACTtatgaagaaaaatttTCTAAGAATTCACTAGGTAACCAAATGACTGATAAAGATTTTGtcaacaattttaaaatgatACTCGGAGGCGACGCTgcattacatttttatgataatttaCTTCCAAAATCaatgaaaaaagaattaaagTCTATGAAATATGGTGtatcattatcattttcattttcactCAAAGTAGCAAAAATGGTTTTTGATGAAATGCAATTGCCTCATTTAAGTCACATGTTTTATGCACAAGCTCCATATTTTGGTCATTTTATTGGAAAATGGCAAAAGGAAAGACAAGAAGGTAGAGTAAAAGAAATTTTATCAGCTATGACATTAGGAAGTTTATCGACATATACTATGTTAAGTGCTATGGATATAACACAACATGCTAAAGATATTGGTATGGGACCTAGTACTAGCTGTTATACATCTCTTGTACCTCCCCCAAAAAGTATATGTGTACAACAAACTGTTAAAGCTGTATTAACTAGTTCAACATTAGCATCTATGAAGAGTGTTTTTTCGGTTGGTTTATTTGCTGCAATTACACCATACTTATTTGCCCCCATGGCTGGTTTAGCTATTTGGAGTGTATTAAAATCTCAGTTTAAAGTAGTAAATAGAATTGATATGGCACTTAAGGGagcattaaaaaatatgtggaACAAATTTATGTCATTAAAAGGAATCCGTAGATTAAAAACtgtattcaaaaaattaaaaataataaagaaaaaaatgatagaaAAAACTGAACAAAATTTAGCCGAAATCCAACAGAATCCAGAAGCTGAACAAAATCATAAAGCAGCCGTTGAAGAAATCCATAATACTACAAAGGGCAATTACCATTATATATCTTATGCCAAAATTGTAGTATAAAATGAAccaataattttaaaaacaaataacaATAGTTTGAACCCATAAACCAATACTAAATATACGAATATACATGCATTTTTCACACTTGTATGTATGTTGTATGCTATTTATGCACAAACACTTGTGATACTTTCTTCGTTTGTTGTTCggtattttatatttattttttttcttgcatcatttttaaatttgtaaattcgtatgcaattaaaaaaatattttttttttatatataattacttCTGCATTTTCCAGTGTTTTAGTTGTCCTTTTTCTTAATATCTTAATTTCgacttttttaaaatttagctttttttaattttataaatattattaataataaaaatataaaataaaatatacaatatatgaatacagaaaatatttaaaatatttattgttttatgtCATATCtgcatttattattgtaagAAATACTTATCCCTTAGAGAGCgtatggaaaaaaatacattgcatatatatgcatatggtCATAGTTCAcgtaaatttaaataattttcttctacatttatattgaaatttttttaaaacacaTATTTTGCGGtttgttaataaatattcatatatataactaaaaaattggatctaatatttattaacaaaacaaaaacgACAATAGTCAGGAGATGCTCGGCTATAGGGGGAGTTTTTTAGCATGtaaataattgaaaaaatatatattttttgaatttgcaaactttttttttatttatctcCCTCCATGCATATagatttttattgtttaatCGACATTCAAATTAATTTGTCATTATAGTTGGATGGTAGATACAAGTAAATTCGAgttataacaaaaataatatacatatattatttactaaaatggaaaaaactATTAATGCGAAGGATAATGAAACGATCAAAAAGTTAACTATTGTTAAAATATCATCCTTAATTAAGGATGGGAATATATCAAATTGCAAAGAACTTATTTTAAAGAATAAAGGTATAGAAGAATGTGAAGAATTATATCAgatgaaaaatttatgtaaaatCGATTTAagccaaaataaaataaaagatttgTCAATGATTGAAatgaatttaaatttatatcatatagTATTAcaagaaaatttaattgataatataaattatttgaataatataaataatttaatatttttaaatttgtcaaataataagataaaattaatagacAATATATgtcaattaaaaaatctaAAAACGCTAATATTAGCTTATAATGAAATTGAAAAAGTTCCAAATTTATCAAATTTACAAAGTTTGGAaacattaattttaaaaaataataatattgaagTATTTACAAAACCGGCAAAAGAAATGCccaacttaaaaaaaatatccttatcatttaataaaattagacAATTTTGTTTTGGTTCTCACTTTTCAAACCTGCAAGAATTACGATTAAATTcgaataaattaataactattgataaagatataatttatatggcttctttaaaacaattatatttacaaaataattatattatggaatccgattttttaaattatataaatgaactAAAGAATATCAAAAGTATAGTAATTTCAGACAAtcccttttttaaaaatatgaatatagaACTATTGAATAAGTTTATTCAAAAATCTAGAAATTTAATTACTATTAATTCTGTGCCAATTCCCcgtgataaaaaatttgttaCATTCCCATTTAATGCTTcacataatttttcttcCACAGAAAATTATGGCAGCtctaatacaaataaaaaggatAATAATAGGAATTTGAAAACACAAAACTTTTTTAAGgttaaaaaagataattttcataagaaatcaaaaaaaaacaattataaaaatataaaacaatgaaaatatataatatgaatgTGTAGtagtatataaatgtagaaaaataaaatcgtTGTATTTTAAATGTACATTGGTGTGGGgaataacatatttttatatatataatatactaaTAGTTGTAAGGATTCACAAAAACCATAGATAAATTTTTGTAatcaattatataatatttatttaaacataaatgttttattctcttaatttttttttgtatttttttaatattatttaaaaaactgGAAAACCATTTAATATGTtttgtatttaatatatattatttgaattttttttgtttttaacatataatttttatatttgttccgaacattttgttaatttccttttttttacattacaagcgttacatatataaatatatgcatatattcaAAGACTAATACGCAATTGTTTCTTACATGCATACCGCATGcaggaaaatatatataacctTAAATCAGTTGAAGTTTTTcgtaatttataaattttgtagttattataattttataatttttaattattatgtaggtttatacttatattaattacataattattaagtcaaaatattcttccataatttttatattaccatggtatttttttttcagttGAATTATgtggaaaaaattataaaaatttgattCCTTTTATGCAATGTTGTAATCATGCAGATTTCCAAAAGGTAAAGACTAAAAATAGTAGTGCCAACGGtcatacacattttttataaaagatatCAATAGAGTTAGGCATACTATAATTAATAGTCCAATGAGTACACACTTTCTTTGTCAGTTAAAAAATAGGAAGCTTATTCAAGTTTCAGGAGAAGCTTCCTTTAAATTTCTTCAAAATTTAACTACGaatgatttaaataaaataataaatgaaaaggattttattataaataaaagcttgcctaaaaatatattatttaataaaattgaagaTGGGAAATACCAAATTAGCAACTCTAATACaaagcataaaaaattgataaCTGGCTTGccttcattatttttatcaaacaatgggaaaatattatttgattgtataatatataatataaaatatatttgtgaccaaaatatatttcctatattttatatagatTGTAATGCAAATACATTGAAcacattattaaatattttagaaaAGAGAAAATTATCATGTGATGTCGATTTTAAAgagataaataatattgctGTTTATCAGCTCTTACCATGTATATCATTATTGAGCCAAAAAATGTGGTATAACAATACAGTTAATtctaataaacaaaatagcaaaaattataatgaagATTATGAAGATTTTCTAAATACATGTAGCGATCTCTTAGATATATCCAATAATGAAGGtgcatttttcttttctaaAGATCAAAGACATGATTTATTGGGTTATAGAATTTATGATATAATAGATAAAGAGACAAACTttattaatgaatatattaaatgtaatataaaaaatgatcaaACTTTAACAAGCTGTAAAGGAATACATACACACAAcaataacaataaaaatacttactgctttaaaaatgaaacatcTGATTTACTCAACAAATTTGAAAAGGAAGAAAAAGTAAATCTTACAAatgcattattatatgatttCTTTAAACTCAATTTAGGAGtaattgaaaatttatacgattattatcctttttttaaaagtgaCAAAActattaataatgatgaCTTAAATTTGACTAATAATATCAGTCACAATGATAACAATAACTCGAATAGTTCAAAACCAATCAATAGTAGAgatatatttacttttaaAGATTTATCTCCTTTTGATATAAACTAtgataaacaaaattatatatcaaaaGATAAAGGTTGTTATATCGGGCAAGAAGTAATAAACAGAACTAGAAACAATTTgcttataaataaatataagttaTCACTTTGTATTAATTATAGTTATTATGATATGTTTATGGATAACCAAGACAATTTagataaacatatatacaaagATTTCCctcattataaatatattcaaaatattaataataatcatttatttaagtcatcattttttttactccaaaatataatgcagaacaacaaaaatgttattaaCTACAAGGATCAGTACGATGTAATTATTCAAAATGACGATATAAATAGTGACCAATCGAATAATATGACTACAAttggatatatatttttttataataatgtaatgggcttatgttttttaataaataaaaaaatggcgcatataaaacataatttgtatcatcattcttcaaaaatatatatgaaaagcAAATCCAGTGACAAATGCCACAGAATTTCgcttatacatatataagaacaatactaaaaattatactGCTACTATTTAATTATGCTGAAACATAATTATCCAGACAGAAAAAAagttacaaataaaaagaaaatgtgtcattgtgataaaaaatgtatttaatatatgattatatacaaaaaaaaatataaatataataaaaaaaattataacttATGTTAAactacaaaaataaaaaaaaattaaagacaactaaaaataattaaatatcatttttacgTATCCAATAAGGGAGTATCTTTCTCCTTAGTAactattacatatatatatatatatatatatatatataaacatttatGCTGTATAAGCATGtgagcatatatatgtgattATATGCAATTACAATTTTGAAACAATTTGTTACATTActattttgtttgtttgTTTGTTTTGTATACGTGTAATTGCCCATAGTTACTTAGGAATTATGTGAATTATCAATTAAATATCCCTTTCGATAATTTGGGTgcgtaaaaaataataatataaataaacttaaaaaacaaaatcaTCAACATTGAATGAATCAAGGTATTTCCTTAATATTTGAggaattttaaaaaattttgtattacatttttccaataaataaacatttgaaagataataaatagCTCCACTTATTACTCCCAATATTCCAGATAAGGAAGCGTTAAAATCTTGAGCGTGTAAAATATCAATAACAATTGATAAATAAGGCAAATacatattgtatatatttataccaAATATTAAGTTCgatttattatatggatTTAGCATACAgtttgtaaataataacgATTTTAATAATGCTGTTGAATAAAATGGCTTCTTCATAAAAGAACAAATAGTAGATAATATCGTAATTTgtgataaataaaaagcaAGTGTTTCTGATGAGCCTACTGCTTTTTCTAACTCTTGGCTTTGTAAATaaagcatataaatatttgttaatacatataatgaCATGTCACC contains:
- a CDS encoding leucine-rich repeat protein yields the protein MEKTINAKDNETIKKLTIVKISSLIKDGNISNCKELILKNKGIEECEELYQMKNLCKIDLSQNKIKDLSMIEMNLNLYHIVLQENLIDNINYLNNINNLIFLNLSNNKIKLIDNICQLKNLKTLILAYNEIEKVPNLSNLQSLETLILKNNNIEVFTKPAKEMPNLKKISLSFNKIRQFCFGSHFSNLQELRLNSNKLITIDKDIIYMASLKQLYLQNNYIMESDFLNYINELKNIKSIVISDNPFFKNMNIELLNKFIQKSRNLITINSVPIPRDKKFVTFPFNASHNFSSTENYGSSNTNKKDNNRNLKTQNFFKVKKDNFHKKSKKNNYKNIKQ
- a CDS encoding aminomethyltransferase, putative; this translates as MSTHFLCQLKNRKLIQVSGEASFKFLQNLTTNDLNKIINEKDFIINKSLPKNILFNKIEDGKYQISNSNTKHKKLITGLPSLFLSNNGKILFDCIIYNIKYICDQNIFPIFYIDCNANTLNTLLNILEKRKLSCDVDFKEINNIAVYQLLPCISLLSQKMWYNNTVNSNKQNSKNYNEDYEDFLNTCSDLLDISNNEGAFFFSKDQRHDLLGYRIYDIIDKETNFINEYIKCNIKNDQTLTSCKGIHTHNNNNKNTYCFKNETSDLLNKFEKEEKVNLTNALLYDFFKLNLGVIENLYDYYPFFKSDKTINNDDLNLTNNISHNDNNNSNSSKPINSRDIFTFKDLSPFDINYDKQNYISKDKGCYIGQEVINRTRNNLLINKYKLSLCINYSYYDMFMDNQDNLDKHIYKDFPHYKYIQNINNNHLFKSSFFLLQNIMQNNKNVINYKDQYDVIIQNDDINSDQSNNMTTIGYIFFYNNVMGLCFLINKKMAHIKHNLYHHSSKIYMKSKSSDKCHRISLIHI